Proteins found in one Brachyspira murdochii DSM 12563 genomic segment:
- a CDS encoding TM2 domain-containing protein gives MEVSDRSWIITLLLAIFLPVHRFYVGKIGTGILYWITAGGFGIWYIVDIVMILLDKFTDKEGRKLKK, from the coding sequence ATGGAAGTATCAGATAGAAGCTGGATTATAACTCTTTTATTAGCTATATTCTTACCTGTTCATAGATTTTATGTTGGCAAAATCGGTACCGGTATATTATATTGGATAACAGCCGGAGGTTTTGGAATATGGTACATAGTAGATATTGTAATGATACTGTTAGATAAGTTTACAGATAAAGAAGGCAGAAAATTAAAAAAATAA
- a CDS encoding tetratricopeptide repeat protein, with protein MALLSKEDIETLESFHSGNGGYFYKMLNYLEEFIENGIKENKFTLEEAREDLDIALWYSYACNNIGDYEHYYMSKEFMKYSEKNAKGCGTWYYRYTVALIYCGKLEDALKYSERGVIEEPNYPWGWLELAKLRLHFGNKVGAVEANNKGLEIVPNDYEFLRQADEIENYYSLEALEYHYINEESDKNLLEGLDYGEDKLNAIAYILCDEEKLKEIKNIINPIEWEADSPYCNFKFYIGDELIDGVFTMNEAAVSKLDKEMIKKSLDELKEVKEIFENNENSKLISVKFNIDYTIEAAFKNNETEKTFSIRKMFNEDSEYKKVADEIFDSYGMPLNPYLEELPNMVILYKKEDDCLYYAECWINDEFIVKHTGIVGNTGKTEEYKYDNARDYKKFLDSFYEEYSDYTEISKEEYFYLILQFEIEPFEGELPSKYHDAVNNIGNALHSVLTWNALGSLDSWSAGETENIKGKYVINFFCIVINVDIAFRLILNEVIENIKDYISLSYVKIASAPYMDNGEDYNLLYSSDSSTDFSI; from the coding sequence ATGGCATTATTATCAAAAGAAGATATAGAAACATTAGAGTCATTTCATAGCGGAAACGGCGGATATTTTTATAAAATGTTAAACTATTTAGAAGAGTTTATTGAAAATGGTATAAAGGAGAATAAATTTACATTAGAAGAGGCTAGAGAAGATTTGGATATAGCATTATGGTATTCTTATGCCTGCAATAATATAGGCGATTATGAACATTATTATATGTCAAAGGAGTTTATGAAGTATTCTGAAAAAAATGCAAAAGGATGCGGCACTTGGTATTACAGATATACTGTTGCTCTTATATACTGCGGTAAATTGGAAGATGCATTAAAATACTCTGAACGGGGTGTTATAGAAGAGCCTAATTATCCTTGGGGCTGGCTTGAACTTGCTAAACTTAGACTTCATTTTGGAAATAAAGTTGGGGCAGTTGAAGCAAATAATAAAGGTCTTGAAATAGTGCCTAATGATTATGAGTTTTTAAGACAGGCTGATGAGATAGAGAATTATTATTCATTGGAGGCTTTGGAGTATCATTATATAAATGAAGAGAGTGATAAGAATTTACTTGAAGGACTTGATTACGGAGAGGATAAACTGAATGCTATAGCTTATATATTATGCGATGAAGAAAAATTAAAAGAAATAAAAAATATTATTAATCCTATAGAATGGGAAGCTGATAGTCCGTATTGTAATTTTAAGTTTTATATTGGTGATGAACTTATCGACGGTGTATTTACTATGAATGAAGCTGCTGTATCGAAATTAGATAAAGAGATGATAAAAAAATCTTTAGACGAACTTAAAGAAGTAAAAGAAATATTTGAAAATAATGAAAATTCTAAATTAATATCGGTAAAATTTAATATTGATTATACTATTGAAGCTGCCTTCAAAAATAATGAAACAGAAAAAACTTTTTCAATCAGAAAAATGTTTAATGAAGATTCTGAATATAAAAAAGTTGCAGATGAGATTTTTGATTCCTACGGTATGCCTTTAAATCCTTATTTAGAAGAACTGCCTAATATGGTTATTTTATATAAAAAGGAAGATGATTGTTTGTATTATGCTGAGTGCTGGATTAATGATGAGTTTATAGTAAAACATACTGGCATAGTAGGTAATACAGGAAAAACTGAAGAATATAAATATGATAATGCTAGAGATTATAAAAAATTTTTAGACAGTTTTTATGAAGAATATAGTGATTATACAGAAATATCAAAAGAAGAATATTTTTATTTAATTTTGCAGTTTGAGATAGAGCCGTTTGAAGGTGAATTGCCTAGCAAATATCATGATGCAGTGAATAATATAGGCAACGCTTTACACTCTGTTTTAACTTGGAATGCTTTGGGAAGTCTTGATTCTTGGAGTGCGGGGGAAACTGAAAATATAAAAGGAAAATATGTTATTAATTTCTTTTGTATTGTTATTAATGTTGATATAGCATTTAGACTTATATTAAACGAGGTAATAGAAAATATAAAAGATTATATTAGCTTATCATATGTAAAAATAGCATCCGCCCCTTATATGGATAATGGAGAAGATTATAATTTGTTATATTCTTCAGATTCAAGTACAGATTTTTCTATATAG
- the gyrB gene encoding DNA topoisomerase (ATP-hydrolyzing) subunit B, which produces MAAAEKTYSSKNIQVLEGLDPVRKRPGMYIGSTGAQGLHHLVYEVVDNSIDEAMAGYCKNITVTIEKDNIIKVEDDGRGIPVDMHPKLKISALEVVMTKLHAGGKFDNETYKVSGGLHGVGVSVVNALSTELIAEVRKDGKLYRQVYHRGVPEEPVKEVGTSTKNGTTVIFKADADIFETTVYDYKILANRLRELAFLNRGIRITLTDKREAETVSNEFYYEGGIEMFITHLNENKKALHDKPIYLHKTEDKTDVEVAMQYVDAYNENIFTYCNNINTTEGGTHLVGFRTALTRVYTDFAKKLELDKKNKITFMGEDTREGLVAVVSVKIPNPQFEGQTKTKLGNTEVRAVTEKLVVEGLNDYFSQNPKVIKAILEKIISAANAREAARKARDLARRKNALESDSLPGKLADCSEQEVDKCEVYLVEGDSAGGTAKGGRDRHFQAILPLRGKVLNVEKARLDKIIDNESLKPIIAALGCGVGASFDISKIRYGRVIIMADADIDGSHIRTLLLTFFFRYMRPLIDLGHIFIAVPPLYKISFDKKNFTYAYSDEQRDKILSENKDRKYDIQRYKGLGEMNADQLWETTMNPETRLMYQVLTEDAEKADQLFSMLMGDEVKPRRDFIEANARYVKNLDV; this is translated from the coding sequence ATGGCTGCTGCAGAAAAAACATATAGCTCGAAAAACATTCAAGTTTTGGAAGGGTTAGACCCTGTTAGAAAGCGTCCGGGTATGTATATAGGCTCTACAGGTGCTCAAGGTTTGCATCACTTGGTATATGAGGTTGTTGATAATAGTATAGATGAAGCTATGGCAGGATATTGTAAGAATATAACTGTTACTATAGAAAAAGATAATATAATAAAAGTAGAAGATGACGGAAGAGGAATACCAGTTGATATGCATCCGAAGTTAAAAATTTCTGCTTTGGAAGTTGTTATGACCAAGCTGCATGCCGGAGGTAAATTCGATAATGAAACATATAAAGTATCAGGCGGTTTGCATGGTGTAGGTGTATCTGTAGTTAATGCTTTAAGTACAGAGCTTATTGCGGAGGTAAGAAAAGACGGCAAATTGTACAGACAAGTATATCATAGAGGTGTTCCGGAAGAGCCTGTAAAAGAAGTAGGAACAAGCACAAAGAACGGAACTACTGTAATATTTAAAGCTGATGCTGATATATTTGAAACTACAGTATATGACTATAAAATTCTTGCAAATAGATTAAGAGAATTAGCTTTCTTAAATAGAGGTATAAGAATAACACTTACAGATAAAAGAGAAGCTGAAACTGTAAGCAATGAATTCTACTATGAGGGCGGTATAGAGATGTTTATTACTCACCTCAATGAGAATAAAAAAGCATTGCATGATAAGCCTATTTATCTTCATAAAACAGAGGATAAAACTGATGTAGAAGTAGCTATGCAGTATGTTGATGCTTATAATGAAAATATATTTACATACTGTAATAATATTAATACAACAGAGGGCGGTACTCATTTAGTGGGATTTAGAACTGCTTTAACTAGAGTTTATACAGATTTTGCTAAAAAATTGGAACTAGATAAAAAGAACAAAATAACATTTATGGGTGAAGATACAAGAGAGGGACTAGTTGCCGTAGTATCTGTAAAAATACCTAATCCGCAGTTTGAAGGTCAGACAAAAACAAAGTTAGGTAATACAGAGGTGCGTGCTGTAACTGAAAAACTTGTGGTAGAAGGATTAAATGACTACTTCTCACAAAACCCAAAAGTTATAAAAGCTATCTTAGAAAAAATTATATCTGCAGCAAATGCTAGAGAAGCTGCAAGAAAGGCTAGAGATTTAGCAAGAAGAAAAAATGCATTAGAAAGTGATTCTCTTCCGGGAAAATTGGCTGACTGTTCAGAACAGGAAGTTGATAAATGTGAAGTATATCTTGTAGAAGGAGACTCTGCAGGCGGTACTGCTAAAGGCGGAAGAGACAGACATTTCCAAGCTATACTTCCTCTTAGAGGTAAAGTTTTAAATGTTGAAAAAGCTAGACTTGATAAAATTATAGACAATGAAAGTTTGAAGCCTATAATTGCTGCATTAGGCTGCGGAGTAGGGGCTTCATTTGATATATCTAAAATAAGATACGGCAGAGTTATTATAATGGCCGATGCTGATATTGACGGCTCTCATATAAGAACCTTGCTTTTAACATTCTTCTTTAGGTATATGCGTCCTTTAATAGACTTGGGACATATATTTATAGCTGTTCCTCCTCTATATAAAATAAGTTTTGATAAGAAAAACTTTACTTATGCATATTCTGATGAACAGCGTGATAAAATATTATCTGAAAATAAAGATAGAAAATATGATATACAAAGATATAAAGGTTTGGGTGAAATGAATGCTGATCAATTATGGGAAACTACTATGAATCCGGAAACTAGACTTATGTATCAGGTATTAACAGAGGATGCTGAAAAGGCGGATCAGTTATTTTCTATGCTTATGGGAGATGAAGTTAAGCCTAGACGTGATTTTATTGAAGCTAATGCAAGATACGTTAAAAATTTAGACGTTTAA
- a CDS encoding NAD(P)-binding domain-containing protein — translation MDNKYNLIIVGGGPGGIAASVEASILKMDKVLLIEKGDNHSTTIRKFYKDDKRVDKDYKGEALDLKGNIKFETATKGDVLDLFSECLFGNYIEAMFNTEVESIKNNGEYLEVTTVDNKQYEAKYVVASIGKMGRPNRPDYAIPASLNAVVNFNIYKCKENEKILVVGGGNSAVEYAYLLGKDNDVTINYRKAEFTRPNEKNLETIKEDIASGKVKARLGVDIKSIEDKDGKVLVHYTDGVDEVYDRVIYALGGVAPVDFLKRCDIELDEAGVPIVNDKHESSVKNLFIAGDILYKSGGSIAKALNAGFDIVEHIDSLMKK, via the coding sequence ATGGATAATAAATATAATTTAATTATAGTAGGCGGCGGTCCGGGCGGTATTGCTGCTTCTGTTGAGGCTTCTATATTAAAAATGGATAAGGTGCTTTTGATAGAAAAAGGAGATAATCACTCTACTACTATTAGAAAATTTTATAAAGATGATAAAAGAGTAGATAAAGATTATAAAGGTGAAGCTTTGGATTTGAAAGGTAATATCAAATTTGAAACAGCAACTAAAGGTGATGTATTAGATTTATTTAGTGAATGTTTGTTTGGTAACTATATAGAGGCTATGTTTAATACTGAAGTTGAATCTATCAAAAATAATGGTGAATATTTGGAAGTAACTACAGTTGATAATAAACAATATGAGGCAAAATATGTTGTAGCTTCTATAGGTAAAATGGGAAGACCAAATAGACCTGATTATGCTATACCTGCAAGTCTTAATGCTGTTGTAAACTTCAATATTTATAAATGTAAGGAAAATGAAAAGATATTAGTAGTGGGAGGAGGAAACTCTGCTGTTGAATATGCTTATCTTTTGGGAAAGGATAATGATGTTACTATAAACTATAGAAAAGCAGAGTTCACAAGACCTAATGAAAAGAATTTAGAGACTATTAAAGAAGATATTGCAAGCGGAAAAGTGAAAGCAAGATTAGGTGTTGATATAAAATCTATAGAAGATAAAGATGGCAAAGTATTAGTTCATTATACTGATGGTGTTGATGAAGTTTATGACAGAGTAATATATGCTTTGGGAGGAGTTGCACCTGTAGACTTCTTAAAAAGATGTGATATAGAATTGGATGAGGCTGGTGTTCCTATAGTTAATGATAAGCATGAAAGCTCTGTTAAAAACTTATTTATAGCTGGAGATATACTTTATAAATCTGGCGGTTCTATAGCTAAGGCTTTGAATGCTGGTTTTGATATAGTTGAACATATAGATAGTTTAATGAAAAAATAA
- a CDS encoding PTS sugar transporter subunit IIA, whose translation MLKELLKDNIQIIDSVSDWQEALSIGAYCLLKKGFIKEEYIKAIINDVYKYGPYIVLTDGVAMPHSRPENGVIKKSMSLLKVRNAVDFYKTEKKVYLFFTLAAEDSNSHQDAVLELADFLCDNEKLNKLITEDLNEKEILNLI comes from the coding sequence ATGTTAAAAGAGTTATTAAAAGATAATATACAGATAATAGACAGTGTTTCTGATTGGCAGGAAGCATTAAGTATAGGAGCTTACTGCCTGCTTAAAAAAGGTTTTATAAAAGAAGAATATATTAAGGCAATTATTAATGATGTTTATAAATATGGTCCTTATATTGTTCTTACTGATGGTGTTGCTATGCCTCATTCAAGACCTGAAAATGGGGTTATAAAAAAATCTATGAGTTTACTTAAAGTAAGAAACGCAGTAGATTTTTATAAAACAGAAAAAAAAGTATATTTATTTTTTACTTTAGCAGCAGAGGATTCTAACAGCCATCAGGACGCTGTTCTTGAACTTGCTGATTTTTTATGTGATAATGAAAAGTTAAATAAACTTATCACTGAAGATTTGAATGAAAAAGAAATCTTAAATTTAATATAA
- a CDS encoding PTS sugar transporter subunit IIB, with protein sequence MLKVLVACANGAGTSLMMKEKAQMALITLGINDLHIDHCDLHSCKMDDYDLIFCPIAFVDDFKHAEEKGIKVIAIKNILSQDEFKQKLESSGYLEELKKK encoded by the coding sequence ATGTTAAAAGTATTAGTTGCTTGTGCTAACGGAGCAGGTACTAGTTTAATGATGAAAGAGAAAGCTCAAATGGCTTTAATAACATTGGGGATAAATGATTTGCATATTGATCATTGTGATTTACATAGCTGCAAAATGGATGATTATGATTTGATATTTTGTCCTATAGCTTTTGTTGATGATTTTAAACATGCAGAAGAAAAAGGTATCAAAGTTATAGCTATAAAAAATATTCTTTCTCAAGATGAGTTTAAACAAAAACTTGAAAGTTCTGGATATTTAGAAGAGTTAAAAAAGAAATAA
- a CDS encoding bifunctional metallophosphatase/5'-nucleotidase — protein sequence MRRGYIIMSIFLSTLLVSCNANKDRVYPEGKIDFTIVQTTDIHGMIFPYNFITDTEENTSMAHVSSYLKQLKNEGKTILLLDNGDSLQGQPTVYYYNFVATNKPHIWSEVLNYMNYDAVGVGNHDIEAGHSVYDRLSKELKSPLISANIVNENTKEPYFKPYSIIEKNNIRIAILGLTEPAIDRQLPKVLYEGLEAEDMVESAKKWIKVIKDKEKPDIIIGLFHSGANYTEDKEKYKNENASQLVAEQVDGFDIILVGHDHQGWSGLGYDEKTRQKTKEVKSPSGKIVPIYGGINAARAIVSIDVSMQYNKDKKEWNMKLDGELLDPSSFEPDKEFLDKFNNSKESIIKWVSRDIGTLNTKLTSDEAIFGDSYFLSFIHKLQFEIAQKELGEKADLSFAAPLSKDAVLNSGTIKVRDMFNLYPYENFFYVMKLTGKQIKDIMEYSYGRWFNTMTNINDHIIFFKKDADGELIFNSRYNSYDTLTPTYNYDSVGGLNYTVDVTKPRGEKVIIESLSDGRDFELDKEYKVAINSYRGSGGGGHLTQGAGIDLKTLQNMDLVLKSTDKDLRYYIINWFEAQNGAITVEKLNNWKVIPDDYLKAGIKKDYKLLYPNN from the coding sequence ATGAGAAGGGGTTATATAATAATGAGTATTTTTTTATCAACATTACTTGTATCCTGTAATGCTAATAAAGATAGGGTTTATCCAGAAGGTAAAATTGACTTTACCATAGTACAGACAACTGATATTCATGGAATGATTTTTCCATATAATTTTATTACAGATACTGAAGAAAATACATCTATGGCACATGTATCTTCATATTTAAAACAGCTTAAAAATGAAGGAAAAACTATTTTACTTCTTGATAATGGAGATTCACTTCAAGGTCAGCCCACAGTATACTATTATAATTTTGTTGCTACTAATAAACCTCATATATGGTCAGAAGTTTTAAACTATATGAATTATGATGCTGTAGGAGTTGGAAATCATGATATAGAGGCTGGACATAGTGTTTATGACAGATTATCAAAAGAATTAAAATCTCCTTTAATATCTGCAAATATAGTAAATGAAAATACAAAAGAACCTTATTTCAAACCATACAGCATAATAGAAAAAAATAATATAAGAATAGCAATACTAGGACTTACTGAGCCTGCTATAGATAGACAGCTTCCTAAGGTATTATATGAGGGTTTAGAAGCAGAAGATATGGTTGAATCAGCTAAAAAATGGATAAAGGTTATAAAAGATAAAGAAAAACCAGATATTATTATAGGGCTTTTTCATTCTGGGGCTAATTATACAGAAGATAAAGAAAAATATAAAAATGAAAATGCAAGTCAGTTAGTAGCTGAGCAAGTAGATGGTTTTGATATTATACTTGTAGGTCATGATCATCAAGGCTGGTCTGGATTGGGCTATGATGAAAAAACAAGACAAAAAACTAAGGAAGTAAAAAGCCCAAGCGGAAAGATAGTCCCTATATATGGGGGCATTAATGCAGCCAGAGCTATAGTTTCTATTGATGTAAGTATGCAGTATAATAAAGATAAAAAAGAATGGAATATGAAACTAGATGGAGAACTATTAGATCCTTCCTCTTTTGAGCCTGATAAAGAGTTTTTAGATAAATTTAATAATTCCAAAGAGAGTATAATTAAATGGGTGTCAAGAGATATAGGAACTTTAAATACAAAACTCACTTCCGATGAAGCAATATTCGGCGACAGTTATTTTTTAAGTTTCATACATAAACTGCAGTTTGAAATAGCTCAAAAAGAATTAGGAGAAAAAGCAGATCTTTCATTTGCTGCCCCTTTAAGTAAAGACGCTGTTTTAAATAGCGGTACTATAAAAGTAAGAGATATGTTCAATTTATATCCTTATGAAAATTTCTTCTATGTGATGAAATTAACAGGAAAGCAGATAAAAGATATTATGGAATATTCTTATGGCAGATGGTTTAATACTATGACGAATATTAATGATCATATAATATTTTTCAAAAAGGATGCAGACGGAGAATTAATTTTTAATAGCAGATACAACTCTTATGACACTCTCACACCTACATATAACTATGACAGTGTAGGAGGATTAAATTATACAGTTGATGTAACAAAACCAAGAGGAGAAAAAGTTATTATAGAATCATTAAGCGATGGAAGAGATTTTGAATTAGATAAAGAATATAAAGTTGCTATCAATTCATACAGAGGAAGCGGCGGCGGCGGACATCTTACACAAGGTGCTGGGATAGATTTAAAAACTTTACAGAACATGGATTTAGTTTTAAAATCTACTGATAAAGATTTAAGATATTATATAATAAATTGGTTTGAAGCACAGAATGGGGCTATTACAGTAGAGAAACTCAATAACTGGAAAGTAATACCTGATGATTATCTTAAAGCTGGAATAAAAAAAGACTATAAACTTTTATATCCTAATAACTAA
- the pepF gene encoding oligoendopeptidase F: MSNENKLNTLIERKDVKIDDTWDLSLLYKTDEEFEKDFKIMEEFSKDVSKFRGKLSDSANELKNILDTIMKASITLEKLGSYAFLRQTEDLTNNDSNVKVARFAKLSSEISANMSYFEPELMSIDDEKMNSFLKDESLKDYLIYLNKILKYKPHTLSEKEERILALQSELSSTASNVFDTLNDADLNFGEIEHNGEKIPLTHATFSSFQESDNRELRKKSYEQFYKEYDEHKNTLAELYASQIKQDIFDARIRNYNSVREMELFGDDIPVSVYDSLIESVHNALPAVHSYYKYCADKLGITDFRQYDKYAPVVKDIKINHTFNEAVDVLKNALSPLGDEYVSTLVKGLNSRWVDKYENKGKSSGAFSSGCYVSEPYILMNFRDESIESVFTLAHEAGHSMHSYYSRKNNPFQHHDYTIFEAEVASTFNEKLLFHYLMQNENKKEVKAFLLNKDINGFVATVFRQTMFAEFEHIIHKEAEDGNPTTLELIRSVYKDLLKKYFGDNAVLEETSDLEALRIPHFYRSFYVYKYATGMSAAVALSNGVLEGNAKNDYTNRDNYLKFLKSGGSRTPIENLKVAGVDMTKPEVVESALKLFAKEVEELKSLN, translated from the coding sequence ATGAGTAATGAAAATAAATTAAACACCCTAATAGAAAGAAAAGATGTAAAAATAGATGATACTTGGGATTTGAGTTTATTATATAAAACTGATGAAGAGTTTGAAAAAGATTTTAAGATAATGGAAGAGTTTTCAAAAGACGTTTCAAAGTTTAGAGGAAAATTATCAGATTCGGCAAATGAGCTAAAAAATATATTAGATACTATAATGAAAGCCTCTATAACTTTAGAAAAATTAGGCTCTTACGCTTTCTTAAGACAAACAGAAGATTTAACTAATAATGATTCTAATGTGAAAGTGGCTAGATTTGCAAAACTCTCTTCGGAGATTTCTGCTAATATGAGTTATTTTGAACCAGAATTAATGAGTATAGATGATGAAAAAATGAATAGTTTTTTGAAAGATGAATCATTAAAAGATTATTTAATTTATTTAAATAAAATACTAAAATACAAACCTCATACATTATCAGAAAAAGAAGAGAGAATATTGGCACTTCAAAGCGAATTATCTTCAACTGCTTCAAATGTATTTGATACTTTAAATGATGCCGATTTGAATTTCGGAGAAATTGAACATAATGGAGAGAAAATACCATTGACGCATGCAACATTCTCTAGTTTTCAGGAAAGCGATAACAGAGAATTAAGAAAAAAGAGTTATGAACAATTTTATAAAGAATATGATGAACATAAAAATACTTTGGCAGAACTTTATGCAAGTCAAATAAAACAGGATATATTTGATGCTAGAATAAGAAACTACAACAGCGTACGTGAAATGGAATTATTCGGCGATGATATACCAGTAAGCGTTTATGACAGTTTGATTGAAAGTGTACATAATGCCTTGCCTGCGGTTCACAGCTATTATAAATACTGTGCGGATAAATTAGGAATTACTGATTTCAGACAGTATGACAAATATGCTCCAGTAGTAAAAGATATTAAAATAAATCATACATTTAATGAGGCAGTAGACGTTTTGAAAAATGCTTTATCTCCATTGGGCGATGAATATGTATCTACTCTTGTAAAAGGTCTTAATTCAAGATGGGTTGATAAATATGAGAATAAAGGTAAGTCAAGCGGGGCATTCTCGTCTGGCTGTTATGTATCAGAGCCTTATATATTAATGAACTTCAGAGATGAAAGTATTGAATCAGTATTTACATTGGCACATGAGGCTGGACACAGTATGCATAGCTATTACAGCAGGAAAAATAATCCTTTTCAGCATCATGATTATACTATATTTGAAGCGGAAGTGGCATCTACTTTTAATGAAAAACTTTTATTTCATTATTTAATGCAAAATGAAAATAAAAAAGAAGTTAAAGCATTTTTACTTAATAAGGATATAAACGGATTTGTTGCTACAGTATTCAGACAGACTATGTTTGCAGAGTTTGAGCATATTATTCATAAAGAGGCTGAAGATGGTAATCCTACAACATTGGAGCTTATAAGAAGCGTTTATAAAGATTTGCTTAAAAAATATTTCGGAGATAATGCTGTGCTTGAGGAGACAAGCGATTTAGAGGCTTTGAGAATACCGCATTTTTACCGTTCATTCTATGTTTATAAATATGCTACTGGTATGTCAGCTGCTGTTGCTTTATCTAATGGAGTGCTTGAAGGCAATGCTAAAAATGACTATACTAACAGAGATAATTATTTGAAATTCTTAAAAAGCGGGGGAAGCAGAACTCCTATAGAGAATTTAAAAGTTGCTGGTGTTGATATGACCAAACCAGAAGTAGTAGAAAGTGCTTTAAAACTTTTTGCTAAAGAGGTTGAAGAATTGAAGTCATTGAACTAA
- a CDS encoding TM2 domain-containing protein: MEVSEKSWVVTLILAIFLPVHRFYVGKIGTGILYLITAGGFGIWYIIDIVMIILDKFTDKEGRKLKR, encoded by the coding sequence ATGGAAGTTTCAGAAAAGAGCTGGGTTGTTACATTAATTTTAGCAATATTCCTTCCAGTTCATAGATTCTATGTAGGAAAAATAGGAACAGGTATATTATATCTAATTACTGCAGGCGGATTTGGTATATGGTACATTATAGACATTGTAATGATTATATTAGACAAATTCACTGATAAGGAAGGCAGAAAATTAAAAAGATAA
- a CDS encoding pyridoxamine kinase, with product MKKDFNVLLLNDLCSYGKASLTVNIPVLSYFGIKVSPLISVLLSNHTAFESFCAFDLTEQLEKIIEQLKLRNPKFNAFYVGWISSGKQPDIVIDIIKHFNIDTILIDPILGDNGKLYPSMSNEHVKSMKNIIKHANIITPNITELAVLLDKDPLKKYSEDEVKQMAQDISKMGPNTVIVTSVSKDEYVGCLCYDNNNFITSYYPKINIMIPGTGDAFGSSLLGYILKGCSIKEALEKATKFIYKAVELSVKDNDDRLYGISIEKRLHLLDD from the coding sequence ATGAAAAAAGATTTTAATGTACTTCTTCTTAATGATTTATGTTCATACGGAAAGGCTTCTTTAACTGTTAATATACCAGTATTATCATATTTTGGAATAAAAGTCTCACCGCTTATAAGCGTTCTGCTTTCAAATCATACCGCTTTTGAATCGTTCTGTGCTTTTGATTTGACTGAACAGCTAGAAAAAATAATAGAACAATTAAAATTAAGAAATCCTAAATTTAACGCTTTTTATGTTGGCTGGATATCTTCTGGAAAACAGCCTGATATTGTAATAGACATTATAAAACATTTTAATATAGACACTATTTTAATAGACCCTATACTTGGAGATAATGGCAAATTATACCCTTCTATGTCAAACGAACATGTTAAGTCTATGAAAAACATAATAAAACATGCCAATATAATAACGCCTAATATAACTGAATTAGCTGTATTACTAGATAAAGACCCATTAAAAAAATATTCAGAAGATGAAGTAAAACAAATGGCTCAAGATATTTCAAAAATGGGACCTAATACTGTAATAGTTACAAGCGTATCAAAAGATGAATATGTAGGCTGTCTATGTTACGATAATAATAATTTCATTACAAGCTATTATCCTAAAATAAATATAATGATACCGGGTACTGGAGATGCTTTCGGTTCTTCTTTATTAGGATATATACTTAAAGGCTGTTCAATAAAAGAAGCATTAGAAAAAGCTACAAAATTTATATACAAGGCGGTAGAACTATCAGTAAAAGATAATGATGACAGACTATACGGCATATCTATAGAAAAAAGACTTCATTTGCTTGACGATTAA